In Lacibacter sp. H375, one DNA window encodes the following:
- a CDS encoding nuclear transport factor 2 family protein, with amino-acid sequence MNYRKQLFFFIFLISTVVSTAQSKKETQVNAAVEKLKLAMVSGERAALESIAADQLSYGHSGGLIETKAQFVEKIASGASDFVTIDLKNQTVTLSGNTAIVRHELHATTNDGNKPGEVHLRIMLVFQKQGKEWKLLGRQAVKITP; translated from the coding sequence ATGAACTACAGAAAACAACTCTTCTTTTTTATTTTTCTTATAAGCACTGTTGTTTCCACTGCACAGTCAAAAAAAGAAACGCAGGTTAATGCTGCTGTTGAAAAACTAAAACTAGCGATGGTTAGTGGCGAACGAGCTGCGCTGGAGTCAATTGCGGCTGATCAGCTCAGTTATGGTCATTCAGGTGGCTTGATTGAAACAAAAGCCCAGTTTGTGGAGAAGATCGCCAGTGGCGCTTCTGATTTTGTAACGATCGATTTGAAAAACCAAACAGTCACATTGAGTGGTAACACAGCCATTGTTCGTCATGAACTGCATGCAACTACCAACGACGGCAACAAGCCAGGCGAGGTACATTTACGGATCATGCTTGTTTTTCAAAAGCAAGGAAAAGAATGGAAATTATTGGGTCGCCAGGCAGTCAAAATTACCCCTTAA
- a CDS encoding Gfo/Idh/MocA family oxidoreductase produces MKPINTAICSFGMSGWVFHAPFISTHPGFNFYAVWERSKNLAQEKYPAVKTFRTLEEMLADENVELVVVNTPNITHYDYVKQALLAGKHVISEKPFTVEVSEAEELIALAAEKNLKLSVFQNRRYDSDYKTIKSVLDQKLLGNIVEAEFHFDRYKEEISPKAHKEVAMKGTGALYDLGSHLIDQALQLFGKPSAVFADIAIMRPVSQVDDYFEVLLYYPTSRVRIKGSYQVREALPGYVLHGSKGSFIKPKTDMQEAQLQAHMLPTDEAYGIEPETEKGLLHTEVDGKIINEKIPSHKGNYTDYYEGIYQAIRNNAALPVTAEQGTDVIRIIEAAFKSNDEKRVIDL; encoded by the coding sequence ATGAAACCGATCAATACAGCAATATGCTCCTTTGGAATGAGTGGATGGGTATTTCATGCACCATTCATCAGCACTCATCCCGGTTTTAATTTTTATGCTGTATGGGAACGGAGTAAGAATCTTGCACAGGAAAAATATCCGGCTGTAAAAACATTTCGTACGCTCGAAGAAATGTTGGCTGATGAAAATGTAGAGTTGGTTGTTGTAAATACGCCCAATATCACGCATTACGATTATGTAAAACAGGCATTGCTTGCAGGCAAACATGTCATCAGCGAAAAACCATTTACTGTTGAAGTAAGTGAAGCGGAAGAATTGATTGCATTAGCGGCTGAAAAAAACCTGAAGCTTTCTGTTTTCCAAAACAGAAGATATGATAGTGATTACAAGACCATCAAATCAGTTCTTGATCAAAAACTGTTGGGGAATATTGTTGAAGCAGAATTTCATTTCGACCGATATAAAGAAGAGATCAGTCCTAAAGCTCATAAAGAAGTAGCGATGAAAGGAACAGGTGCTTTGTACGATCTTGGTTCACATTTGATCGATCAGGCATTGCAGTTGTTTGGTAAGCCGTCTGCAGTGTTTGCAGATATAGCCATCATGAGACCCGTATCGCAGGTGGACGATTATTTCGAAGTACTACTCTACTATCCTACATCAAGAGTACGCATTAAAGGAAGTTACCAGGTGCGTGAAGCATTACCCGGGTATGTGTTGCATGGCAGCAAGGGTTCCTTCATCAAACCAAAAACAGATATGCAGGAAGCACAACTGCAGGCGCATATGTTACCTACTGATGAAGCTTATGGCATTGAACCCGAAACTGAAAAAGGATTACTGCATACCGAAGTGGATGGAAAGATCATCAATGAAAAGATTCCTTCGCATAAAGGAAACTATACAGATTATTACGAAGGCATTTACCAAGCCATCCGTAACAATGCAGCATTGCCTGTAACAGCGGAACAAGGAACAGATGTAATTAGAATTATTGAAGCAGCTTTCAAAAGCAACGATGAAAAAAGAGTGATTGATTTATGA
- a CDS encoding glycoside hydrolase family 43 protein translates to MKNLLTIGLVSICIHASAQTVSKVWVSDQKNGTYKNPVVDADYSDPDAIRVGDDYYMVSSSFTHIPGLPILHSKDLVNWKLIGHALKCQPPFDHFSTVQHGGGVWAPSIRYYNNEFYIYYPDPDFGIYLTKAKNINGPWTEPILVEAGKGLIDPCPLWDTDGKVYLGHAYAGSRAGFKSIIVVKELNKEGTKVIGDPVLVFDGHATDPTLEGPKFYKRNSYYYIFAPAGGVATGWQLVMRSKNVYGPYERKVVMDQGSSTVNGPHQGAWVNTQTGEDWFLHFQDKDAYGRVVHLQPMTWKNDWPVIGVDKDADGKGEPVMVYKKPNVGKTYPVATVADSDEFNTPKLGLQWQWQANPQQGWAFPTAEGVLRMFSALLPDSIKTAWDYPNLLAQKFPTEEFTATTKISFQPKHEKERFGLMVHGASYAYVAVEKRADGNYISFVKCVDADRKGKETVQDGEKLKSKDIYFRVQVSKKAVCTFSYSEDGTNFKTIGESLAAKPGRWVGAKVGFFFNRSNKTNDAGITDIDWFRIEQ, encoded by the coding sequence ATGAAGAATTTATTGACGATCGGTTTAGTTTCTATTTGCATACATGCGAGTGCACAAACTGTTTCGAAAGTTTGGGTAAGCGATCAAAAAAACGGAACGTATAAAAATCCTGTTGTTGATGCAGACTATAGCGATCCTGATGCGATTCGTGTTGGTGATGATTATTATATGGTGTCATCATCGTTCACACATATTCCCGGCTTACCAATTCTTCATTCAAAAGATCTGGTGAACTGGAAGCTGATCGGTCATGCATTAAAATGCCAACCACCATTCGATCATTTCTCAACTGTACAACATGGTGGTGGTGTGTGGGCGCCCTCGATCCGATATTACAACAACGAATTTTATATCTACTACCCCGATCCTGATTTTGGTATTTATCTCACCAAAGCAAAAAATATTAACGGCCCATGGACTGAACCAATTCTTGTGGAAGCAGGAAAAGGTTTGATCGATCCGTGCCCGTTATGGGATACTGATGGTAAAGTTTATTTAGGACATGCGTATGCAGGAAGCCGTGCAGGTTTCAAATCAATCATTGTTGTAAAAGAACTCAATAAAGAAGGAACAAAAGTTATTGGCGATCCTGTGTTGGTGTTCGATGGTCATGCAACTGATCCTACTTTAGAAGGACCGAAGTTTTACAAACGTAATAGTTACTATTACATCTTCGCTCCTGCCGGTGGTGTTGCCACTGGTTGGCAATTAGTGATGCGTTCGAAAAATGTATATGGACCTTATGAGCGAAAAGTAGTGATGGATCAGGGATCATCAACGGTAAATGGTCCGCACCAGGGTGCATGGGTGAACACACAAACAGGTGAAGACTGGTTCCTGCATTTCCAGGATAAAGATGCGTACGGTCGTGTGGTGCATCTTCAACCAATGACATGGAAAAACGATTGGCCGGTAATTGGAGTTGATAAAGATGCTGATGGGAAAGGTGAGCCAGTGATGGTTTATAAAAAACCAAATGTTGGAAAAACATATCCTGTGGCAACAGTTGCTGATAGCGATGAATTCAATACACCCAAACTTGGTTTGCAATGGCAGTGGCAGGCTAACCCGCAACAGGGCTGGGCTTTTCCAACTGCTGAAGGTGTATTACGAATGTTCTCGGCACTATTACCCGATAGTATTAAAACTGCCTGGGATTATCCGAACCTGCTGGCGCAAAAATTCCCGACAGAAGAATTTACAGCTACCACAAAAATCTCTTTTCAACCCAAACATGAAAAAGAACGTTTTGGGTTGATGGTTCATGGTGCCAGTTATGCTTATGTGGCTGTTGAAAAGAGAGCCGATGGAAACTATATCAGCTTTGTAAAATGCGTTGATGCAGACCGAAAGGGAAAAGAAACAGTGCAGGATGGTGAAAAACTGAAGAGTAAGGATATTTATTTCCGTGTGCAGGTGAGCAAAAAAGCTGTTTGCACATTCAGTTACAGCGAGGATGGAACAAACTTTAAAACGATCGGTGAATCGTTAGCAGCCAAACCCGGACGTTGGGTGGGTGCAAAAGTTGGTTTCTTCTTCAATCGCAGTAACAAAACAAACGATGCCGGCATAACAGATATTGATTGGTTCCGCATCGAACAATAA
- a CDS encoding Gfo/Idh/MocA family protein, with protein MERRSFVKYTAAAGASLMLHPFTSIAASKPGQKIKLALVGTGSRGSSLWGKTILTEFKDVCEFVGLCDINPGRVAYVKQYMGVTCPTFTSIDAMLKAVKADYIIVTTVDATHDEMIVKSLNAGFNVITEKPMTTDEDKCRKILAAEKKSGKKVTVAFNYRHSVHAMQLKELLAANRVGKITSVDFNWYLNVHHGADYFRRWHGRMNKGGSLWVHKATHHFDLLNWWLNSEPVEVSAYGSLEHYGKNNEFRGTKCRGCEHKPNCKFYWDITSNKQNVNLYVNNEQHDGYIRDGCVWSNDIDIYDKMSAQIIYANGVTVNYSLTTYSPYEGWQIAFNGKKGRLETWEDIPYLQKTKVDEEKRHAIEMSNADDAIAGEANEILAWDNFGKDFEVYTTAKIRGGHGGGDIRMQRRMFTDTNDNPHHVMAGTREGAMSILIGIAARKSIQLKRPVKISELTDLVPMANRF; from the coding sequence ATGGAAAGAAGATCATTTGTAAAGTACACTGCAGCAGCAGGCGCATCGCTCATGCTGCATCCATTTACTTCAATTGCCGCATCAAAACCCGGACAGAAAATAAAACTGGCACTTGTTGGTACAGGTTCACGTGGCAGCAGTCTCTGGGGTAAAACTATTCTTACCGAGTTTAAAGATGTGTGTGAGTTTGTAGGATTGTGCGATATCAATCCCGGTCGTGTGGCCTATGTAAAACAGTACATGGGTGTAACCTGCCCTACTTTTACCAGCATTGATGCAATGTTGAAAGCAGTAAAAGCCGATTACATTATTGTAACAACTGTTGATGCCACACACGATGAAATGATTGTAAAATCCCTCAACGCAGGATTTAATGTTATTACTGAAAAACCAATGACGACCGACGAAGACAAGTGTCGGAAGATTTTAGCAGCAGAGAAAAAATCAGGGAAAAAAGTAACTGTGGCGTTTAACTACCGGCACAGTGTACACGCTATGCAGTTGAAAGAATTGCTGGCAGCTAATCGTGTTGGAAAGATCACTTCTGTTGATTTTAATTGGTATCTCAATGTGCATCACGGAGCCGATTATTTCCGTCGCTGGCATGGCCGTATGAACAAAGGCGGCTCCCTGTGGGTGCATAAAGCAACGCATCACTTCGATTTATTAAACTGGTGGCTTAACAGCGAACCGGTTGAAGTGAGTGCGTATGGTTCGTTGGAACATTACGGAAAGAACAATGAGTTCCGTGGTACCAAATGCCGTGGTTGCGAACACAAACCCAATTGTAAATTCTATTGGGATATTACCAGCAACAAGCAAAACGTAAACCTATATGTAAATAACGAACAGCACGATGGTTATATCCGTGATGGTTGTGTGTGGAGCAACGACATTGATATTTACGATAAGATGAGTGCACAGATCATTTATGCAAATGGCGTAACGGTTAACTACTCACTCACTACCTACTCTCCTTATGAAGGCTGGCAAATTGCGTTCAATGGTAAGAAAGGAAGACTTGAAACATGGGAAGATATTCCTTACCTGCAAAAAACAAAAGTAGATGAGGAGAAACGACATGCCATTGAAATGAGCAATGCCGATGATGCTATTGCAGGTGAAGCAAATGAAATACTTGCATGGGATAATTTCGGTAAGGACTTTGAAGTGTACACAACAGCAAAGATCCGTGGCGGGCATGGTGGAGGTGATATTCGTATGCAACGCCGCATGTTTACTGATACAAATGATAATCCGCACCACGTAATGGCAGGAACAAGAGAAGGAGCAATGAGTATTTTGATCGGTATAGCTGCACGGAAAAGTATTCAGCTAAAACGTCCGGTGAAGATCAGCGAATTGACCGATCTTGTGCCGATGGCAAACAGGTTTTGA